The following coding sequences are from one Pelagovum sp. HNIBRBA483 window:
- a CDS encoding HisA/HisF-related TIM barrel protein: protein MMIIPAIELQNGRCVSLHRGRLDEPQIWHVDAVERAREFAAAGAEWLHVTDFDAVAHNTETNEALVLDIIRHAGIPVQLGGGMNSMEKISQWIDAGAGRVVIASAAVTNPDLVKRAAHAYPDQVVVAVDVFQGKVMSGGWKEQSAYEPDDFISWFKDDPLAGILVTDIDADIADSDASLAMITRLAEQSPSSVVARGTIRGLDDISRIKYVPGISGTIIGRALFDRSIALEEALAVANAARGTTAPFI, encoded by the coding sequence ATGATGATTATCCCCGCAATCGAACTGCAAAATGGACGCTGTGTCAGCCTGCATCGGGGGCGGCTCGACGAACCCCAGATATGGCATGTCGATGCCGTCGAGCGTGCGCGCGAGTTCGCGGCGGCAGGCGCGGAATGGTTGCATGTGACTGACTTCGATGCAGTCGCCCACAACACTGAAACAAACGAGGCGCTTGTACTCGATATCATTCGCCATGCAGGCATTCCCGTTCAATTGGGGGGCGGCATGAACTCAATGGAGAAAATTTCTCAGTGGATCGACGCCGGCGCAGGGCGCGTTGTGATTGCCAGCGCCGCCGTCACGAACCCGGATCTGGTCAAACGGGCGGCGCATGCGTACCCCGATCAGGTCGTCGTGGCGGTCGATGTCTTTCAAGGCAAGGTCATGTCAGGTGGTTGGAAGGAGCAAAGCGCCTATGAACCTGATGATTTCATCAGCTGGTTCAAAGACGACCCGCTCGCAGGGATTCTGGTGACGGACATTGATGCAGATATTGCAGATTCCGATGCATCACTCGCGATGATTACCCGGCTTGCCGAACAATCACCGTCATCCGTGGTTGCACGCGGCACCATCCGTGGCCTCGACGATATTTCGCGCATCAAATACGTCCCGGGTATCTCCGGCACGATCATAGGCCGCGCTTTATTTGATCGTTCTATCGCGCTTGAAGAAGCTCTGGCAGTTGCCAACGCAGCACGCGGCACGACCGCGCCATTTATCTAG
- a CDS encoding YebC/PmpR family DNA-binding transcriptional regulator, with amino-acid sequence MAGHSKWANIQHRKGRQDAARSKLFSKLSKEITVAAKMGDPDPEKNPRLRLAVKEAKSNSVPKDVIERAIKKSMGGDADSYEEIRYEGYGPGGVAVIVEAMTDNRNRTASNVRSTFGKNGGNLGETGSVGFMFDRKGEIIYAADVGDADTVMMAAIEAGAEDCESDEGGHVIYCADTDLNDVSTALEAALGESESTKLIWKPSTTTELDLEGAQKLMKLIEALEDDDDVQNVTSNFEASDEVMEQLAG; translated from the coding sequence ATGGCCGGCCATTCCAAATGGGCAAATATCCAGCATCGCAAGGGGCGGCAGGACGCTGCGCGCTCGAAGCTCTTTTCCAAGCTCTCGAAAGAGATCACCGTCGCTGCGAAGATGGGTGACCCGGACCCCGAAAAGAACCCGCGTCTTCGTTTGGCTGTGAAGGAAGCCAAGTCGAACTCCGTACCGAAAGACGTGATCGAACGCGCCATTAAGAAGTCGATGGGCGGTGACGCGGATAGCTATGAGGAAATCCGCTACGAGGGCTATGGCCCGGGCGGTGTAGCGGTGATCGTCGAAGCGATGACGGATAACCGGAACCGGACGGCATCTAACGTCCGCTCAACCTTCGGCAAAAATGGTGGAAATCTGGGCGAAACTGGTTCTGTTGGGTTCATGTTCGATCGCAAGGGCGAGATCATTTATGCCGCTGATGTTGGCGATGCCGATACCGTCATGATGGCGGCAATCGAAGCAGGTGCCGAAGATTGTGAAAGCGATGAAGGTGGTCATGTCATCTATTGTGCCGATACAGACCTCAACGATGTATCAACCGCACTTGAAGCTGCGCTGGGCGAGTCGGAATCGACCAAACTGATCTGGAAGCCAAGCACAACCACTGAACTGGATCTCGAGGGTGCGCAAAAACTCATGAAACTCATCGAGGCGCTCGAAGATGACGACGACGTTCAGAACGTAACCTCGAACTTTGAAGCCTCTGATGAGGTGATGGAGCAGTTGGCTGGTTAG
- a CDS encoding LysE/ArgO family amino acid transporter, whose amino-acid sequence MSEAFFSGFALGLSLILAIGAQNAFVLRQGLRGQHVFAVVMTCALSDAVLIALGVFGFVTLSDLVEKLATPLRYAASLFLFGYGILSFRSAWRGGHALSAAEDGASSIRQALGICLALTWLNPHVYVDTVLLLGSVSLNYVPYTAVFAAGAMTASLVFFASLGYGAAALRPIFATPKAWRLLDVLVGLVMWWLATMLLFMG is encoded by the coding sequence ATGAGTGAGGCATTTTTTTCAGGCTTTGCGCTCGGCCTGAGCCTCATCCTCGCAATTGGTGCTCAGAACGCATTCGTTTTGCGGCAAGGTTTGCGCGGTCAGCATGTATTTGCAGTTGTCATGACCTGCGCACTCTCGGACGCGGTGCTGATCGCGCTTGGCGTCTTTGGGTTTGTGACACTTTCCGACCTTGTCGAAAAATTGGCAACCCCGCTGCGCTACGCGGCGTCCCTGTTTCTTTTCGGCTATGGTATTTTGAGCTTCCGTTCAGCATGGCGCGGCGGTCACGCACTCTCGGCGGCCGAAGACGGGGCATCGTCCATCCGCCAAGCACTGGGCATTTGTCTCGCACTCACATGGCTCAACCCGCACGTCTACGTTGACACGGTGCTTCTGCTTGGCTCTGTTTCGCTGAATTACGTCCCGTATACAGCTGTTTTCGCAGCGGGCGCCATGACAGCGTCTTTGGTGTTCTTCGCCTCCCTTGGCTATGGAGCGGCCGCTCTGCGTCCTATTTTTGCAACGCCAAAGGCATGGCGGCTACTTGATGTCCTTGTTGGGCTGGTCATGTGGTGGCTCGCGACGATGCTTCTATTTATGGGCTAG
- a CDS encoding DMT family transporter, whose product MTDHAIIPKPPLIGMFWMLVAGLNFVAVTALVKAIVSDVPAAQAAFIRYALGLLFIVPMIRAMRGTRVTARAFRVFVSRGLFHAFAVILWFFAMARIPIAEVTALNYLNPVYVTVVAALFLGEGIAARRLLAVAAAFIGALVVLRPGLRELEAGHIAMLGTAVLFAGSYLLAKRLSAEFSAAVIVGYLSMIVTVILFPFAWAVWVTPSWHDLGGLFLVALFATAGHYTMTLAFAAAPLSVTQPVTFLQLVWASLLGWLIFDEGLDPFVIFGGGLIVAAVSFITWREAVSARKNRSTAL is encoded by the coding sequence ATGACCGACCACGCCATCATTCCAAAGCCACCCCTCATCGGCATGTTCTGGATGCTTGTCGCTGGTTTGAATTTTGTGGCGGTGACCGCACTGGTCAAGGCTATCGTGTCTGATGTGCCTGCGGCGCAGGCGGCTTTCATACGGTACGCGCTGGGATTGCTTTTTATCGTACCGATGATCCGCGCCATGCGCGGCACCCGCGTGACAGCCCGTGCATTTCGGGTGTTCGTGTCGCGAGGGCTCTTTCATGCTTTCGCGGTGATTTTGTGGTTCTTTGCTATGGCTCGTATACCGATCGCCGAGGTTACCGCACTGAACTATTTAAACCCCGTGTATGTCACCGTTGTTGCAGCGTTGTTCCTTGGTGAAGGGATTGCAGCGCGGCGTTTGCTAGCCGTTGCTGCTGCATTCATCGGTGCGCTCGTTGTCCTGCGCCCCGGCCTTCGGGAACTTGAAGCCGGCCATATTGCAATGCTCGGAACTGCCGTTCTTTTTGCCGGGAGTTATCTTTTGGCCAAGCGCCTCTCCGCCGAGTTCTCGGCGGCAGTGATTGTCGGGTACCTTTCAATGATCGTCACCGTCATTCTGTTCCCGTTCGCATGGGCTGTTTGGGTCACGCCAAGCTGGCATGATCTGGGTGGCCTCTTCCTCGTTGCACTGTTCGCAACAGCTGGGCATTACACGATGACCTTGGCTTTTGCCGCTGCGCCGCTTTCGGTCACGCAGCCGGTGACGTTTCTTCAGCTTGTCTGGGCCAGTCTTCTCGGTTGGCTGATTTTTGACGAAGGGCTTGATCCTTTTGTCATCTTCGGTGGCGGGCTGATCGTCGCTGCCGTCAGTTTTATAACTTGGCGGGAGGCTGTTTCCGCCCGCAAGAA